One genomic segment of Streptomyces sp. NBC_00239 includes these proteins:
- a CDS encoding class I SAM-dependent methyltransferase: protein MGQFINTAQAEAWNGYEGEQWARSQERWDAVNDGFNQPLLDAATISATDRVLDIGCGAGRTTRLAAQRAGEGRALGLDLSGPMLERAGASAEREGVRNASFVQGDAQAHPFEPGAFDAAISRYGITFFADPVAAFANIRRALRPGGRLAFICAAEAEANEWLQALASLNGILPLGGFGAPGGPGMFSLTDPDHTLALLASAGFGNAHLKRVEAAGNWGKNAEDAAAFLLDSGPGRHLLSQVSPDTQEQARRALMDALRPYEKAAAVWLRSSSWLVSAVREETAGG from the coding sequence ATGGGTCAATTCATCAACACCGCTCAGGCCGAGGCGTGGAACGGCTACGAGGGTGAGCAGTGGGCCCGCAGCCAGGAACGCTGGGACGCCGTCAACGACGGCTTCAACCAGCCCCTCCTGGACGCCGCGACCATCTCGGCAACCGATCGCGTGCTGGACATCGGCTGCGGAGCCGGCCGCACGACGCGCCTGGCCGCCCAACGTGCGGGCGAGGGCCGGGCTCTTGGCCTGGACCTGTCGGGTCCGATGCTCGAGCGGGCCGGGGCGAGCGCGGAACGCGAGGGGGTGCGCAACGCGTCCTTCGTCCAAGGCGACGCACAGGCCCATCCGTTCGAGCCCGGGGCCTTTGATGCGGCCATCAGCCGCTACGGCATCACGTTCTTCGCAGACCCGGTCGCCGCCTTCGCCAACATCCGGCGCGCACTGCGCCCGGGTGGACGCCTGGCGTTCATCTGCGCGGCGGAGGCCGAGGCCAACGAATGGCTCCAGGCGCTGGCCTCACTGAACGGCATCCTGCCGCTCGGAGGCTTCGGCGCGCCCGGCGGGCCGGGCATGTTCTCACTCACCGACCCCGACCACACGCTCGCCCTCCTGGCCTCCGCCGGCTTCGGGAACGCCCACCTGAAGCGCGTGGAAGCCGCCGGGAACTGGGGGAAGAACGCCGAGGACGCCGCGGCCTTCCTACTCGACTCCGGCCCCGGCCGCCACCTGCTCAGCCAGGTATCACCCGATACCCAGGAGCAGGCCCGACGGGCGCTGATGGACGCACTGCGACCATACGAGAAGGCCGCAGCCGTGTGGCTGCGCAGCAGCTCATGGCTGGTCAGCGCCGTACGCGAGGAGACCGCGGGCGGCTGA
- a CDS encoding TetR family transcriptional regulator, which produces MSPRGVAIPDLRERLFAAAERVVARDGAAALTSRAITAEADCGKGVLHAHFAGLDEFVAELVLDRFAGSARRAEGLDAKVGQATVAANLQDIVLALLEALPPAVVGLAMTRPVAALHTREGFQAGAPAFDAIQHAFTAYLQAEQRGGRLHAGADAATIALALVGTIHHLLMTRDPGRGEDPKVITGRLLAVLLGGAGQPPVV; this is translated from the coding sequence GTGTCACCTCGTGGAGTGGCGATTCCCGACTTGCGTGAGCGGCTGTTCGCAGCCGCGGAGCGCGTGGTGGCCCGCGATGGCGCCGCAGCCCTGACCAGCCGCGCGATCACGGCGGAGGCGGACTGCGGCAAGGGCGTCCTGCACGCGCACTTCGCCGGCCTGGACGAGTTCGTCGCCGAGCTGGTCCTGGACCGGTTCGCGGGCAGCGCCCGCCGGGCCGAGGGGCTGGACGCCAAGGTGGGGCAGGCCACAGTGGCGGCCAATCTTCAGGACATCGTTCTCGCCCTGCTGGAGGCCCTGCCTCCGGCGGTGGTGGGGCTGGCGATGACCCGCCCGGTGGCCGCACTGCACACCCGGGAGGGTTTTCAGGCCGGCGCGCCCGCCTTCGATGCAATCCAGCACGCCTTCACCGCTTACCTGCAGGCGGAGCAGCGCGGCGGCCGGCTGCATGCCGGCGCCGACGCTGCCACCATCGCGCTCGCGCTCGTCGGCACGATTCACCACCTGCTGATGACACGTGATCCCGGACGCGGAGAGGATCCGAAGGTGATCACGGGGCGGCTGCTGGCCGTTCTGCTCGGTGGTGCCGGGCAGCCGCCGGTGGTGTGA
- a CDS encoding metal-sensitive transcriptional regulator — translation MAVHGYTANKDDILKRLRRIEGQVRGLQRLVEEDTYCIDVLTQVSATTKALQSFGLTMLEDHLHSCVAAAIAEGGDEARDKVQEASQAIARMVRT, via the coding sequence ATCGCCGTGCACGGCTACACCGCCAACAAGGACGACATCCTCAAGCGGCTGCGCCGCATCGAAGGTCAGGTGCGTGGCTTGCAGCGCCTGGTCGAGGAGGACACGTACTGCATCGACGTCCTCACCCAGGTCAGCGCCACCACCAAAGCCCTGCAGTCCTTCGGGCTCACCATGCTGGAGGATCATCTCCACTCCTGTGTCGCCGCCGCCATCGCGGAAGGCGGCGACGAAGCCCGCGACAAGGTCCAGGAAGCCTCCCAGGCCATTGCCCGGATGGTCCGCACCTGA